One window of Tenacibaculum maritimum NCIMB 2154 genomic DNA carries:
- a CDS encoding AAA domain-containing protein yields the protein MSNERNWLKYYKNSLSDSENLAVDITRIKNLFNENSCDLSVGAIIGKNATSILDAEERRINRLRGITKKDTDKWHKVEETEILIAPFSLVYESKDKNAKKKEIHPFWISATLNRLGQLSAPKELFPLIVRNFLDPIADAKNDFIFSSIDAVIEARDLEGPEVVDEEEERVAWSDYWLYINDVFSEITHSNLGNYKARGYHTLYKVMYFATSSKIATAKSILFLYQNILKEREELPLLSKIISPNDRLRKPPVTDEGFLNYNHLHLGQMSDKFPLSISQRKTLLSFLTAESNAISAVNGPPGTGKTTLLQSLVATEVVKAAIHGEEAPIILACSSNNQAVTNIIDSFINSESSLEGLSERWIPDFHGYATYLPSNSKNEKSLKEINYLKGNLFGHEGTLCDLENEEYIYDAENYFLNKYNDYFDFGVNSLEEACMNLQEEIMLIEDQLIEGVEISSNYINSIDNVNSFLLRKEDYIQKNTFKLSQLQDWRELITKLKGAAKEANFIDQIRYYFKTDNLLEANENHIFKVAEEQLSSNEKALSFIKKCIADLNLALQSNLRLNKWRQQNNIKGYPFVSESKMWEFEYEKMAKGSKEHRFFYDEIDVTLRHKVFLLAIHYWEARWLLATEEALENGTEKGTGENAVKAKWKRRAMLTPCFVATFYMAPTHFLYSQYQGESEEGNPLFEYLPLYNFLDLLIIDEAGQVTPEVSIPVFSLAQKAIVVGDLKQIEPIWSIPKKIDIGNLASENIEISASQGDYLDDIGFLASSGSIMKMAQNACEFETALIAEKEKGLVLLEHRRCNDEIIGFCNELAYGGVLKPMKGKAKADQIFPSMMAYHIEGVSERKYNSRCNLSEVKAIISWLHKNKEAIKEAYDVSSVEEVLGIITPFTSQKTELSKALIDGGFKVNAIKLGTVHALQGAERSIVLFSSVYSSEDEGTLFFDKDNKPNMLNVAVSRAKDSFILFGDTKVFDETKNTPSGVLKKHLNIFETIN from the coding sequence ATGAGTAACGAAAGAAACTGGTTGAAATATTATAAAAATAGTTTATCAGACAGTGAGAATTTAGCAGTAGATATTACAAGGATTAAAAACTTGTTTAATGAAAATAGTTGTGATTTAAGTGTTGGAGCTATTATAGGAAAAAACGCGACGAGCATACTTGATGCAGAGGAAAGGAGGATTAATAGGCTAAGAGGAATTACTAAAAAAGATACTGATAAATGGCATAAAGTTGAAGAAACAGAAATACTGATAGCACCTTTTTCTTTAGTTTACGAATCAAAGGATAAAAATGCAAAAAAGAAAGAAATACACCCTTTTTGGATCAGTGCAACATTAAATCGTTTAGGGCAATTATCAGCTCCTAAAGAGTTATTCCCTTTAATCGTAAGAAATTTTTTAGATCCAATAGCTGATGCTAAAAATGATTTTATTTTTTCTTCTATTGATGCAGTTATTGAAGCTAGAGACCTTGAGGGGCCAGAAGTTGTAGATGAAGAAGAAGAACGAGTTGCATGGAGCGATTATTGGTTGTATATAAATGATGTTTTTTCTGAGATAACGCATAGTAATTTAGGTAACTATAAAGCAAGGGGGTATCATACTTTATATAAAGTAATGTATTTTGCAACAAGCTCGAAAATAGCAACGGCAAAAAGCATTCTTTTCTTATATCAAAATATATTAAAGGAAAGAGAAGAGTTGCCCTTGTTATCTAAAATAATCAGTCCCAATGACAGATTGCGAAAACCTCCTGTTACAGACGAAGGTTTTTTGAATTACAATCATTTGCATTTAGGGCAGATGTCAGATAAGTTTCCTTTGTCAATAAGTCAACGTAAAACGTTATTATCTTTTTTAACAGCAGAAAGTAATGCTATTTCGGCAGTAAATGGACCTCCAGGAACAGGTAAAACAACTTTATTACAAAGTTTGGTAGCAACTGAGGTAGTAAAAGCAGCAATTCATGGAGAAGAGGCGCCTATTATATTAGCATGTTCGAGTAACAATCAAGCAGTAACTAATATTATAGATAGTTTTATCAATTCTGAAAGTAGTTTAGAAGGGCTTTCAGAACGCTGGATTCCTGATTTTCATGGCTATGCAACCTATTTGCCTTCGAATTCTAAAAATGAAAAATCTTTAAAAGAGATTAATTATTTAAAAGGGAATTTATTTGGGCACGAAGGAACCTTATGCGATTTAGAAAATGAGGAGTATATATATGACGCAGAAAATTATTTTTTAAATAAGTATAATGATTATTTTGATTTCGGTGTAAATTCACTAGAAGAAGCTTGTATGAATCTTCAAGAAGAAATTATGTTGATTGAAGATCAGTTGATAGAAGGGGTAGAAATCTCTAGCAATTATATCAATTCAATAGACAATGTAAATAGTTTTTTATTAAGGAAAGAAGATTATATTCAAAAAAACACTTTTAAACTTTCACAATTGCAAGATTGGAGGGAGTTGATAACAAAGTTAAAAGGAGCTGCAAAGGAAGCTAATTTTATAGATCAAATACGCTATTATTTTAAAACGGATAACTTATTAGAAGCAAATGAAAATCATATTTTTAAAGTAGCTGAAGAGCAGCTGTCAAGCAATGAAAAAGCTTTGTCATTTATAAAAAAATGTATTGCAGACCTAAATTTAGCGTTGCAGTCAAATTTAAGGCTAAATAAATGGAGGCAGCAAAATAATATTAAAGGATATCCTTTTGTTTCAGAATCAAAAATGTGGGAGTTTGAGTATGAAAAAATGGCAAAGGGAAGTAAGGAACATCGCTTTTTTTATGACGAGATAGATGTTACCTTACGTCATAAGGTATTTTTGTTGGCAATTCACTATTGGGAAGCTAGATGGCTGCTAGCAACGGAGGAGGCGCTGGAAAATGGCACCGAAAAAGGAACAGGAGAAAATGCAGTAAAAGCTAAGTGGAAGAGAAGAGCAATGTTAACGCCTTGTTTTGTAGCAACTTTTTATATGGCGCCTACCCATTTCTTATACAGTCAGTACCAAGGAGAAAGCGAAGAAGGAAACCCGCTTTTTGAATATCTCCCTTTGTATAATTTTTTAGATCTGTTAATTATCGATGAAGCGGGGCAGGTGACTCCTGAAGTAAGTATCCCTGTATTTTCTTTAGCCCAAAAGGCTATTGTAGTAGGCGATTTAAAGCAAATAGAGCCTATTTGGTCGATTCCTAAAAAAATTGATATTGGAAATTTGGCAAGCGAAAATATAGAAATAAGTGCTAGTCAAGGAGATTATTTGGATGATATTGGATTTTTAGCTTCGAGTGGGAGTATTATGAAAATGGCTCAAAATGCATGTGAATTTGAAACGGCATTAATTGCTGAAAAAGAAAAAGGATTGGTGTTGCTTGAGCACAGAAGGTGCAATGATGAAATAATAGGTTTTTGTAATGAACTTGCTTATGGAGGAGTGTTGAAACCAATGAAAGGAAAAGCAAAAGCAGATCAAATATTTCCGTCAATGATGGCATATCATATAGAAGGGGTAAGTGAAAGAAAGTATAATAGTCGTTGTAATTTGAGTGAAGTAAAAGCGATTATTTCTTGGTTACATAAAAATAAGGAAGCAATCAAAGAAGCTTATGATGTTAGTTCGGTAGAGGAAGTACTGGGAATCATCACGCCGTTTACAAGTCAGAAAACGGAATTGTCAAAAGCATTGATAGATGGTGGATTTAAAGTAAATGCTATTAAATTAGGAACGGTACATGCATTGCAAGGAGCAGAACGAAGTATTGTACTGTTTAGTTCTGTATATAGTAGCGAAGATGAAGGAACATTATTCTTTGATAAAGATAATAAACCTAATATGTTAAATGTAGCTGTTTCTAGAGCAAAAGATAGTTTTATTTTGTTTGGAGATACAAAAGTTTTTGATGAAACAAAAAATACTCCATCAGGAGTATTGAAAAAGCATTTGAATATTTTTGAAACAATAAATTAA
- a CDS encoding SRPBCC family protein, producing the protein MPIIKLQTKIKAEKSIVFDLSRSIDLHKISTKETKEEAVAGRTKGLIAMGEFVTWRAKHMGVYQKLTSRITAFDRPNYFMDEMEQGAFKEFKHKHYFRYTKKRETLMIDCFEYKAPLGILGKLADILFLKKYMTNLLKKRNNIIKSVAESNEWKELLVL; encoded by the coding sequence ATGCCAATTATAAAACTCCAAACTAAAATAAAAGCAGAAAAGAGTATTGTCTTCGATCTTTCTAGAAGCATAGACCTACATAAAATATCTACAAAGGAAACTAAAGAGGAGGCTGTTGCAGGAAGAACAAAAGGTTTGATTGCTATGGGTGAGTTTGTAACATGGAGAGCTAAGCATATGGGGGTTTATCAAAAATTAACTTCAAGAATTACAGCGTTTGATAGACCAAATTATTTTATGGATGAAATGGAGCAAGGAGCTTTTAAGGAGTTTAAGCATAAGCATTACTTTAGATATACAAAGAAAAGAGAAACTTTAATGATTGATTGTTTCGAGTATAAAGCTCCTCTGGGAATTTTAGGAAAACTGGCAGACATTCTTTTTCTTAAGAAATACATGACTAATTTATTAAAGAAAAGAAATAATATTATAAAATCAGTTGCAGAGTCTAATGAGTGGAAAGAATTGCTTGTTTTGTGA
- a CDS encoding PD40 domain-containing protein, whose product MTKFILTIILTFLSNLIWTQNEHDISEFSPVLNQFYDVRDFCISNDGKEAFVTLQAPNGVISQIVTITKKNNKWTTPKLLPFCNTYKYLEPFLSSDGKRLFFVSDRPLTNTSTTRKDFDIWYVERADINAAWSSPVNIGKPISSNLDEFYPTLSENNNLYFTMNSPNGRGKDDIYFSKWNGTTYLPPVLLNENINSNGYEFNAFISKKEDFILFTKYNEKGGQGSGDLYISKRNSNGKWDKAVNMNTPINTKYMEYCPFYDEKRQILYFTSKRQNIAPKKFKDIADFKEYIQQHKNGLSKIYKIPIKLNR is encoded by the coding sequence ATGACGAAATTTATACTAACTATTATATTGACATTCCTCTCTAATTTGATATGGACTCAAAACGAACATGATATCTCCGAATTTAGCCCTGTTTTAAATCAATTTTATGATGTCAGGGATTTTTGTATTTCAAATGATGGAAAAGAAGCTTTCGTTACACTTCAGGCTCCTAACGGTGTTATTTCTCAAATAGTAACTATTACGAAGAAAAACAATAAGTGGACAACTCCAAAACTTCTTCCTTTTTGCAACACTTATAAATATCTAGAACCTTTTTTATCTTCTGATGGTAAGCGTTTATTCTTTGTATCTGATAGACCTTTAACGAATACTTCTACTACTAGAAAAGATTTTGATATTTGGTATGTGGAAAGAGCAGATATAAATGCTGCATGGTCAAGTCCTGTAAATATAGGAAAACCTATTAGTTCAAATTTGGATGAATTTTACCCTACTCTTAGTGAGAATAATAATTTATATTTCACAATGAATTCCCCGAACGGAAGAGGAAAAGACGATATTTATTTTTCAAAATGGAATGGAACTACTTATTTACCTCCGGTACTTCTTAACGAAAATATTAACAGTAACGGATACGAATTCAATGCTTTTATTTCTAAAAAGGAAGATTTTATATTATTTACTAAGTACAATGAAAAAGGAGGACAAGGAAGTGGGGATTTATATATTTCTAAAAGAAATAGCAACGGAAAATGGGACAAAGCAGTAAATATGAACACTCCTATAAATACAAAATACATGGAGTATTGCCCTTTTTATGATGAAAAACGTCAAATTTTATACTTTACAAGTAAACGGCAAAATATAGCGCCTAAAAAATTTAAAGATATTGCCGATTTTAAAGAATATATTCAACAACATAAAAATGGACTTAGCAAAATTTATAAAATACCTATTAAACTGAACAGGTAA
- a CDS encoding lipocalin-like domain-containing protein, which produces MKNLLILCIAIITLGTSCSSNDEKNLDPLIGNWYKFSENKKEVNDCEKKTTLNFKENGDYSISLYEALTNGDCISDGMDTGKWANKGNNNYGIILAGDNFEVIQKITFGENSSSFTFTEKEEDGTTYTTTYKRK; this is translated from the coding sequence ATGAAAAACTTATTAATTTTATGCATCGCTATTATTACATTGGGGACTTCTTGTTCTTCTAATGATGAAAAGAATTTGGACCCTCTTATAGGAAACTGGTACAAATTTTCTGAAAACAAAAAGGAAGTCAATGACTGCGAAAAGAAAACTACTCTTAATTTTAAAGAAAATGGAGATTACTCAATAAGCTTGTATGAAGCACTTACTAATGGAGACTGTATTAGTGATGGAATGGATACTGGAAAATGGGCTAACAAAGGAAATAATAACTACGGAATTATTCTTGCGGGAGATAATTTTGAAGTCATCCAAAAAATAACTTTTGGAGAAAACAGCAGTAGTTTTACTTTTACCGAAAAAGAAGAAGACGGAACAACTTATACAACTACTTATAAAAGAAAATAA
- the recR gene encoding recombination mediator RecR, producing MDFSSKLLENAVNEVSRLPGIGKRTALRLVLHLLKQPKDHTKYLTEALISLRNEIKLCKKCHNISDTILCDICSNPNRNAEIICVVEDIRDVMAIESTAQFKGVYHVLGGKISPIEGIGPQNLQIDSLIDKVKEGVVQEIIFALSSTMEGDTTNFYIYKQIEKYRITTSTIARGISVGDELEYADEVTLGRSIVNRIPFSQSLKA from the coding sequence ATGGATTTTTCATCTAAATTATTAGAAAATGCAGTGAATGAAGTATCTCGATTACCAGGAATAGGTAAAAGAACTGCACTTCGTTTGGTATTACATTTATTAAAACAACCTAAGGATCACACAAAATATCTTACAGAGGCTTTAATAAGTTTAAGAAATGAAATAAAGCTATGTAAGAAATGTCATAATATTTCCGATACTATTTTATGTGATATTTGTAGTAATCCTAACAGGAATGCTGAAATTATTTGTGTAGTAGAAGATATTAGAGATGTAATGGCTATTGAAAGTACGGCACAATTTAAAGGAGTATATCATGTGTTAGGAGGAAAAATATCACCTATTGAGGGTATTGGTCCACAAAATTTACAGATAGATTCCTTGATAGATAAAGTAAAAGAAGGAGTTGTACAAGAAATTATTTTTGCATTGAGCTCAACAATGGAAGGAGATACTACCAATTTCTATATTTATAAGCAAATTGAAAAATATAGAATTACGACCTCAACGATTGCAAGAGGCATCTCTGTAGGAGATGAATTAGAGTACGCTGATGAAGTAACTTTAGGAAGAAGTATTGTAAATAGAATTCCTTTTTCTCAATCATTAAAAGCATAA
- a CDS encoding aminoacyl-histidine dipeptidase: MSLEIKNLAPKIVWEHFADLNAVPRPSKKEERVIQFMVDFGNRLQLETFVDKVGNVIIRKPATSGMENRKMVVMQGHLDMVHQKNSDTVFDFDTEGIKMFVEGDWVKAKGTTLGADNGLGVAAIMAILSSTDIPHPPIEALFTIDEETGMTGALGLEAGILQGDILLNLDTEEDDEIGMGCAGGVDITATRNYSVETAPENTIAYEIAITGLNGGHSGMDIHKGLGNANKIMNRLLFDGFENFGLRVAEINGGSLRNAIPRESFSKVVIDAVSKEPFLYETSELIKHIKTEFATLEPNLSIDLKEIEAPKNIMDLGVQEGLIKALYTALNGVYRMSPDIEGLVETSNNIARVIVKDGTIKIGCLTRSSSETNKWDLANSLRAAFELAGFNVELSGSYPGWQPNVNSEILKLVADLYEKLHHQKPNVAACHAGLECGILGQNYPNMDMVSFGPNIKGAHSPDERAQISSTQKFWNFLLEILKNIPKK; this comes from the coding sequence ATGAGTTTAGAAATAAAAAACCTAGCACCTAAAATAGTATGGGAGCACTTTGCAGACTTGAATGCAGTGCCTCGCCCTTCTAAGAAAGAAGAAAGAGTAATCCAATTTATGGTTGACTTTGGTAATAGATTACAACTTGAAACATTTGTTGATAAAGTTGGTAACGTAATCATACGTAAACCTGCTACTTCTGGAATGGAAAATAGAAAAATGGTGGTTATGCAAGGACATTTGGATATGGTACACCAAAAAAATTCAGATACTGTTTTTGACTTTGATACGGAAGGTATTAAAATGTTTGTGGAAGGAGACTGGGTAAAGGCCAAAGGAACTACCCTTGGTGCTGATAATGGTTTGGGCGTTGCTGCTATTATGGCTATTTTATCTTCAACTGATATTCCTCACCCTCCTATAGAAGCTTTATTCACCATTGATGAAGAAACAGGGATGACAGGTGCTTTGGGGCTGGAAGCAGGTATTTTACAAGGAGATATTTTATTAAATTTAGATACTGAAGAAGATGATGAAATAGGTATGGGATGTGCTGGTGGCGTGGATATTACTGCTACCAGAAATTATTCCGTAGAAACCGCTCCTGAAAATACTATTGCCTATGAAATTGCCATCACTGGACTAAATGGAGGGCATTCTGGAATGGATATTCATAAAGGCTTAGGAAACGCTAATAAAATTATGAATCGTTTACTATTTGATGGCTTTGAAAATTTCGGACTGCGTGTTGCTGAAATAAATGGAGGTAGTTTACGCAATGCTATTCCACGTGAAAGCTTTTCTAAAGTAGTGATTGATGCCGTTTCTAAAGAGCCTTTTTTATATGAGACTAGTGAACTTATCAAACACATTAAAACTGAATTTGCTACACTAGAACCCAATTTATCTATTGATTTAAAAGAAATAGAGGCTCCTAAAAATATAATGGATTTAGGAGTTCAAGAAGGACTTATAAAAGCACTTTATACCGCTCTTAATGGCGTGTACAGAATGAGTCCTGACATTGAAGGATTGGTAGAAACATCTAACAATATTGCTCGTGTTATTGTTAAAGATGGCACTATCAAAATAGGTTGTTTAACGCGTTCTTCTTCCGAAACAAACAAATGGGATTTAGCAAACTCTTTACGTGCTGCTTTTGAATTGGCTGGATTTAATGTTGAACTTTCAGGGTCATATCCAGGATGGCAACCCAATGTAAATTCAGAAATTTTAAAGCTAGTTGCTGATTTGTATGAGAAGTTACATCATCAAAAGCCAAATGTAGCTGCCTGTCACGCTGGTTTAGAGTGCGGTATTTTAGGGCAAAATTATCCGAATATGGATATGGTTTCTTTTGGTCCTAACATTAAAGGAGCACATTCTCCTGACGAAAGGGCACAAATTTCATCTACTCAGAAATTCTGGAACTTCTTATTAGAAATTCTAAAAAACATCCCTAAAAAATAA